The Candidatus Palauibacter australiensis genome contains the following window.
ACGCGGAGCATGCTGAGGCGGAGCATGCCGATACTGTGCGGCAAGCGGCTTCGCCTGGCGCGCCGGGGCGAGACCCCGCGTCTGCCGGGCGTCGCGATCTCCGCTCTCGCGCTCGCGGCTTGCGGCGGCGGCACGACGGACCCGCCGCCTCCTCCGCCGCCTCCTCCGCTCGCCACGGGGTGCGGGGGGGCGGCCACGCCGTCGGTGTCCGTCACGCTGGACCTCACGCCCGGCCAGCACGCCACGCTCGACAACGCGGCGGATGTGCGCGCCTTCAAGCTGACCGGCTCGGACGCGCCCCGCGACTACGAAGTCATCGTACAGAGCGCATCCCAGGCGCCCGGCCAGAGCGTAAACGGCTGTATCCGGGTGCGCGCCGAGCGCGCCTCCGGGAACGTGACCCCGTCCCAACCCCCCCGTCTCACCTCCGGGGGGGGAGAGCTGAGCCGCGACCTTCGCCGCCGGGAGTCCTGGTTCGCGCGCGAGCGCGTCCTTCGGGAGCGGGAGCTGCAGGAACTCGCCGCGGTGGGGGCGCAGCCCATACGGTCCCGAACGCCGGGGCTCGATCCGCTGGACCTGGCCGATGCCCTGCGGCCGCCGGACCTCGGTGACACCCTGACCTTCCGAGTCGGCGTGGGCGCGAATCTCGTTGTGAACTGCCGCAACCCGACGATGGTCACGGGCGAAGTCAGGTACGCGGGAGAGTACTTCACCATCGTGGAAGACCTCCAGTTCCACAGTCAGCCGGACAGCGACCGGTTCTCGGAGGCCGAATTCGAGGCGATCGGCCGGCAGCTGGACGAAGTCGTGTATCCGACGGACGTCGCCTACTTCGGCGAGCCCGCGGACATCGACAACAACGGGACCGTGTTCGCTCTCATCACGGCCGAGGTGAACAAGCTCACGCCCGCGGGAGAGGAGAGCGTCGTCGCCGGCTTCTTCCTCGCGCGCGATCTCACGACCAGATCGAGCTGCGAGGCCTCGAACGAGGGGGAGATCTTCTATCTCGTGGGCCCGGATCCGGACGAGGACTACGGCTCGGACATCAGCCTCAGCTTCGCGAACGCCCTCGCGCGGTCGACGGTCGCGCACGAGTTCGCCCACCTGCTCAACACCCAGCAGCGCGTCACGCTCGGGAGCGGGAACATCTTCGGCGATCGAGAGGTCGCATGGCTCGATGAAGGCATGGCCCACCTTGCCGAGGAGATCGCTGGCCTCCGGGCCGCGGGGCTCGGGACCAGGGCCAACCTGGATCTGGACATGATCACGACGAGCGAGGAACAACTCACCGCCTACAACCACTTTCACGTCGTGAACCAGATCCGCCTCGGGCGCTTCCTGCGGGGCGGCTGTCCGCCGGATCCCAACGGTCCGGGTGCGGCCCCGGCGCTCGGCGACGCGAGCGGGGAAGATCCCGGCGGAGTGGAGTCCCTCTCATTCCGTGGTTTCGCGTACGGGTTCGTGCGCTGGCTCGGCGACCAGTTCGGGGCGTCCGGGAGCGGGGGAGCGCTGCCCGGGAGCCGGGAAGAGGAGTTATTCCGGTATCTGACCAGGGGCGGGCCCGCACACTTCAAGGGCGTCACCAACGTGGAGCGCACGCTCCAGGCGGTCGCCGGAGTGAACATGGAATGGGAGGAACTCCTCTCGCTGTACCTCACCTCCCTCATCGCGGACGACCGCGTGCCGGCCGACGCGGATCCCCGGACGCAGTGGGCGACCTGGAATCTCCCGGCGCTGTTCCGACAACTGAGCGAGTCCAATCTCGGAGACCGCTGCCCGTTCACGCGCAACTTCCCGCTCACCCCCTCGAGGGTGAACGTCCATGTCTCGACGAACAGTTCGACCGAGTTCACCGTGAACTCCTCCACGGGACGCTACTTCTCGCTCGTTAGCTCGGGCGCGACCCCCGTCTTGGTCGTGGAGGTCATGGACCCGACCGGGGCGAACCTCCCCGGACGGGCGCGGGCGCAGGTCACCGTGCTCAGGACGCGCTGAACGCTCCTCCCGAACGCGGCCTCATCCGCGACGCGAGGTGCCGGCGTTTGGCGATCCGTGCACGCTGCCCTAGCTTCCGCGTCCACCGAGAGTCCAACTCGAAATCGTGCATCGACGGGTAGGCCGATGAACGACTCCCAGATTTCCGTTACGCTCCCCGACGGTTCCTCGAAGCGGCTGCCGCACGGATCGAGCGCCGCCGACCTCGCCGCGTCGATCGGTCCGGGGCTGGCTCGGGCCGCCGTGGCCGCGCGCGTGAACGGCGCGCTCGCGGATCTCTCGGCCGCCCTTCCGGATGGAGCGGAAGTCGCGATCGTCACGCGCAGCGACGAGGACCCCGACGCGCTCTACGTCCTTCGCCACTCCGCGGCGCACGCGCTCGCCACCGCCGTGCGGGAACGGTACCCGGGGGCGGGGATCGGCTTCGGCCCCCCGATCGACGACGGCTTCTACTACGACTTCGAGGTCCCGGCGCCCTTCACGCCGGAGGACCTTGAAGAGATCGGGCGCACGATGGCCGAGGTCGCGGGGGCGGACGATCCGTTCGAGCGCCGCGAAGTCACGCGCGACGAAGCCCTGGAACTGTTCGCCGACGATCCGCTCAAGCTGGAGCGGCTGGAAGAGATTCCGGAAGGCGAGGCGATCTCCGTCTATCGGAACGGGCCGTTCCTCGACCTGTGCCGGGGACCGCACGCTCCCCGCACGGGCGAGATTCGCCATTTCCGCCTTCTCAGCGCCGCGGGAGCCTATTGGCGCGGCGACGAGCGGCGACAGATGCTCCAGCGCATCTACGGCACGGCCTTCTACTCGCGGGAGGCGCTCGAGGCGTACATCGCCCGCGTCGAGGAGGCCCGCAAGCGCGATCACCGGAAGCTCGGCAGGGAACTCGATCTGTTCTCGATCCAGGACGAGATCGGGCCCGGGCTCGTGTGCTGGCACCCCAGGGGCGCGCGCCTGCAACTCGAACTCCGGCGCTGGATCGAGGACCTGCAGGAGTCCCACGGCTACCAGTTCGTCTACACGCCGCACGTCTCCGGCGAGGCGCTCTTCCGGCGCTCCGGGCACCTCCCGAACTACGCGGAGAACATGTACCCGCGCATGGAGGACGAGGACGGGGAAGCGTTCCGCGTGAAGCCGATGAACTGTCCGGGCCACATCACGATCTACGCGGCGAATCCCCGCAGCTACCGCGACCTTCCGGTGCGGCTGGCCGAGATCGCGAACGTGTACCGCAACGAGCGGTCGGGGACGCTGCACGGGCTGCTGCGCGTGCGCATGCTCACGATGGACGACGGGCACGTCTTCTGTACGCCGGAGCAGATCGAGGACGAGATCTTCATCTGCCTCGAACTCGTGGACACCGTGATGACGACGCTGGGTCTCGACTACCGGTTCGATCTCTCCACGCGCCCGGACGGGGACAAGCGGATCGGCGGCGACGAGGTGTGGGACGTGGCCGAGGGCGCCCTGCGCGATGCGCTCGAGCGCGGCGGACTCGAATACAAGCTGGACGAGGGCGGGGGCGCGTTTTACGGCCCCAAGATCGACATCAAGTACAAGGACGCGATCGGCCGCGAGTGGCAGGGGGCCACGATCCAGCTCGACTTCAACCTGCCGGAGCGGTTCGAACTCGAGTACATGGGGACGGACAACAAGCCGCACCGCCCCGTGCTGATCCACCGCGCCATCTTCGGCACCCTGGAGCGCTTCACCGGCGTGCTCATCGAGCACTTCGCCGGGGCCTTCCCTCCGTGGTTGGCGCCCGTCCAGGTCCGCGTGCTCCCGATCACGGACGCGCACGCGGGGGCCGCCGCCGGAATTCGGGACCGGCTCGTCGCGGAGGGTCTGCGCGTGGAACTCGACGCCCGCTCCGACACGCTCGGCTACCGCATCCGCGACGGCGAACTCCAGAAGGTCCCCTACCTCCTCGTCATAGGAGACCGCGAAGTCGAGGCCGGCACCGTGGCCGTCCGCGCGCGCGGCGCCGAGCGCAAACAGGAAGTCGTCCCCCTCGACGGCTTCGTATCCCGGATCCGTGATCGCGTCGAGACCCGGTCCCTCGAAACGTGACGCCTGCCAGTTCACCCGCTGGCCGGCGTTGACAGCGCGGGCGTGCGGGGGCACTTTCCGGTCGTTGAAAAACTGACAAGCGGGGCCGCGATGCCCCCACCCTATCGGCGCACGGAATCGTGCTGCTGCCGGGTCGATGGCGCACTCCCCCGGAGGGGCGTGCCTTCGTGCCCGGTCGGTCGTCGCCGAACCGGGCTTTTTTTATGAGGTGAAGTGAACGGAGATCCCAGAGTCAACGACAAGATCCGGATCAGCCCGATCCGGCTCATCGATGAAGAGGGCAACCAGCTCGGCATCGTCGCGACGGACGAAGCTCGTGGCCTCGCGGCCGAACGCGGGCTCGACCTCGTGGAGGTGGCGCCCGGCGCGCGACCGCCCGTCTGCCGGCTCATGGACTTCGGAAAGTACAAGTACGCGCAGGCGAGGAAGGCGCGGGAGGCGAAGAAGAAACAGCACATCATCCACGTCAAGGAAGTGAAGCTGCGGCCGAAGATCGAGGCGCACGACATCGACTTCAAGATGCGGCACGCCCGCAGGTTCATCTCGGATGGCGACAAGGTGAAGTTCACGCTCATGTTCCGGGGCCGCGAGGTCACGCACCCGGAGCGGGGGCGACGGATCCTCGAGATGGTCAAGGAAGAGTTGGAGGACATCGCGGTGGTAGAGTCGGACATCTCCCACGAGGGTCGCACGATGACCATGCTGATGGGACCGCACCGCACGTAGCAGGGCCCTGCGAGGGGCTGCGACCACTCCAGTACGACGACTCCGTCGCGGACGGCCACGGACGGAGCAGAACCGGAGCATACGCAAGATGCCGAAAATGAAGACGAACCGGTCCGCCGCGAAGCGGTTTCGAAAGACCGGCAGCGGGAAGTTCCGGCGCCGGCGTGCCTACCACAGCCACATCCTGACGAAGAAGAGCCCCAAGCGTAAGCGTCGGCTCCGGCAGGGGACCCTTGTGGCGAAAGCGGACGAGAAGCGGGTGAAACGGCTCCTGGGAACCTAGTTCGGGCACGGGTTCGCCCAGTCCCCGCCCATTCCCGGGACAGTACCCGGACAGTCTCAGCATCAGGAATCAGGAGGTGCGGTCATGCCACGCGCGACGAGCAGCGTTGCACGCAACCGTCGGAAGAAAAAGATCCTCAAGGAAGCCCGCGGCCAGTTTGGGGCGCGTTCGAAGCTCTACCGTACGGCGAAGAACTCCGTCGAGCGCGGCTGGGCCTATGCCTACGTCGATCGGCGCAGGAAAAAGCGCGACTTTCGCCGACTGTGGATCGCCCGCATCAACGCCGCGGCCCGGCAGAACGGCATCTCGTATTCCCGGTTCGTCAGCGGGCTGAAGAGCGCCGGCGTCGACCTCAACCGCAAGGTGCTCGCGGACCTCGCCATCCGGGATCCGGCCGCCTTTACCAAGCTCGTCGAGGTGGCCAAAGCGCACGGCCCATGACCCCGGCCGGAGCGTCTCTCCTCGATCGGCTCGCCGCCATCGAGGGGAAGGGGCTCGCCGCGATCGGGGAGGCCGCGGACTCCGCCACGCTGGAGGCCGCCCGGGTCGAATACCTGGGCCGCAACGGTCGGCTGGCCGACGTCATGTCCCTGATCGGCACGGTCGAGGCCGGGGCCCGACGCGACGTCGGACAGCGCGCGAACGCCGTGAAGACGGTGTTGCGCGGCGCCCTCGAAGCGCGCGCGAAGGCGCTGGAGAGCGCCACCGCCGGGCCGAGCGCCCGCATCGACCTGACCCTGCCCCCCCGCGAACGCTGGGTCGGCGGCGTGCATCCGGTGACCCGGGTCATCGACGAGATCTGCGAGATCTTCGCCGAACTCGGCTTCACGAGCGTGCTCGGCCCCGAGATCGAGTCCACGTGGTACAACTTCACGGCGCTCAACATCCCGCTCGATCATCCCGCCGCGGACATGATGGACACCTTCTACCTGGAGAAGGATGTCGTACTGCGGACGCACACGTCGCCCGTCCAGGCGCGCGTGATGGAGGCCTTCAAGCCGCCCGTGCGCGTCGTCGTGCCGGGGCTCGCGTACCGGCGCGACTCCTTCGATCCCTCGCACGCTCCCGCCTTCGAGCAGATCGAGGGTCTCGCGGTCGATGAAGGCGTGGATTTCGTGGAGTTCCGCGCCGCGATCGAGCACTTCGTACACCACTTCTTCGGTCCGGGGACGAAGAGCCGGTTTCGGCCGTCCTTCTATCCCTTCACCGAGCCTTCGGCGGAGGTGGACGTATCGTGCACGGTGTGCGCCGGGGGCAGCTGCTCCACCTGCAAGCGCACGGGTTGGATCACGATCATGGGAAGCGGAATGGTGGATCCCGCGGTCTTCGAGGCCGTGGGCTACGACCCGGAGCGCTACACGGGCTACGCATTCGGGATGGGACCGGCCCGCATCGCGATGGTGCGGCACGGGATCCCCGACATGCGGCTCCTCTACGAGGGGGAGATGAGCTTTCTGCAGCAGTTCGCATGAAGATCTCGTTCAACTGGATCGATGAACTGGCCGGACTGCGCGGGGAGTTGCGCGACCCGCGGGTCCTGGCCGAGCGCCTGACGATGACCGCTGCCGCGGTGGAGAAGCTCGAGACCGTGGGCGCGGAGCTGGACGGGATCGTCGTATCCCGCGTCCTCGAGACCCGTCCGCACCCGAACGCCGACCGCCTCACCCTGTGCAAGGTGGACCGGGGCGCCGGCGCGGTGCTCGACGTGGTGTGCGGGGCGCCCGTCATCGCCACCGGAGGGTTCTATCCGCACGTGGCGCCCGGCGTCGAACTCCCCGGCGGCTTCCGCATCGAGAGCCGCAAGATCCGTGGCGAGTTGAGTCACGGCATGCTGTGCTCGGAGGCCGAACTCGAACTGGGCCGCGACAAGGGAGGCATCATGCGCCTCGCGGACGGGCTCGAGCCGGGAACGCCGCTCGCGGCGGCGCTCGGCCTGCCCGACACGCGTCTCACGCTGGACCTGAACCCGAACCGGGTAGACCTCGCCTGCCACGTGGGAGTGGCGCGGGAAGTGGGAGGGCCTCCGGCGCTGCGCGGCTTCGGGGGGCCGGCGTGGTCGCCCGAGTGGCGCGACGGCGAGTCCGAGGCGAGTGGAGCCGGGGTCACGGTTCGCATCGAGGATCTCGACCGTTGTCCGCGCTACATGGCCGCCGTCATCCGGGGGGTCAGCATCGGGCCGTCGCCTACATGGCTCGCGGGCCGGCTCCTCGCGGTGGGCGCGCGTCCGATCAGCAACGTCGTCGATGCGACGAACTACGTTCTCCACGAGTTGAACCAGCCGCTGCACGCGTTCGATCTCGCCCAGCTGGCCGGAGCGGAGATCCGCGTGCGTGCGGCCGTGGCGGGCGAGCCGCTGACGACGCTCGATGGCCAGGAGCACAAGCTCACGGCCGACCAGACGGTGATCGCGGACCGCGATCGCGCGATCGCCTTCGCGGGTGTGATGGGAGGGCTCGACACGGAGGTCACGGGAGACACGGTCGACCTGCTCATCGAGTGCGCGTCGTTCGATCCGGCCGGCGTGCGGCGGACCCGGACCGGGGCGGGGCTCTCCACCGACGCGTCCTACCGCTTCGAGCGGGGGATCGATGTCCACGCCCAGGAGCGGGCGCTCGCGCGCTGCGTGGAGCTCATCGTCGCCACGGCCGGCGGCGAGGCGGAGCTCGTCGGCCTCCGCGCGGGCCCGGCACCGCCCCCGGCCCCGCCGATCGACGTTCGCGTGAGTCGCGTGAACCAGGTCCTCGGCTTCGGCCTCGAGGGGGTGGACGTCCTCGCCGCGCTCGAGCCGATCGGCTTCGAGGCACTCCCCGGCGTGGAGGGCGGCGACGGCGCGAGCGGAGCAGCCGACGTGCTGCGCGTCTCCGTGCCCGGGTGGCGCACCGATGTCGCGCGGGAGATCGATCTCGTGGAGGAGGTTGCGCGCCGCGTCGGGTACGACGCCGCGGCCGGCCAGGACCGCAGGTTCCGGCCCAGCGCCGTGCCCGCGGATCCGCGCGTCGAAAAGGCGGCCAGGGTGCGGAAGCTGCTCACTGGACGAGGACTCCTCGAAGCGCGCAGCCTGAGCTTCATGCCGGAGGACTTCCGGGGGAATCGCGCCGCCGTCTCGGTGCCGAACCCCCTCTCGGCCGAGGAGAGCTGCCTTCGATCCGCGATGGTTCCCGTGCTGCTTCGCCGCCTGGAACACAACTA
Protein-coding sequences here:
- the thrS gene encoding threonine--tRNA ligase; translation: MNDSQISVTLPDGSSKRLPHGSSAADLAASIGPGLARAAVAARVNGALADLSAALPDGAEVAIVTRSDEDPDALYVLRHSAAHALATAVRERYPGAGIGFGPPIDDGFYYDFEVPAPFTPEDLEEIGRTMAEVAGADDPFERREVTRDEALELFADDPLKLERLEEIPEGEAISVYRNGPFLDLCRGPHAPRTGEIRHFRLLSAAGAYWRGDERRQMLQRIYGTAFYSREALEAYIARVEEARKRDHRKLGRELDLFSIQDEIGPGLVCWHPRGARLQLELRRWIEDLQESHGYQFVYTPHVSGEALFRRSGHLPNYAENMYPRMEDEDGEAFRVKPMNCPGHITIYAANPRSYRDLPVRLAEIANVYRNERSGTLHGLLRVRMLTMDDGHVFCTPEQIEDEIFICLELVDTVMTTLGLDYRFDLSTRPDGDKRIGGDEVWDVAEGALRDALERGGLEYKLDEGGGAFYGPKIDIKYKDAIGREWQGATIQLDFNLPERFELEYMGTDNKPHRPVLIHRAIFGTLERFTGVLIEHFAGAFPPWLAPVQVRVLPITDAHAGAAAGIRDRLVAEGLRVELDARSDTLGYRIRDGELQKVPYLLVIGDREVEAGTVAVRARGAERKQEVVPLDGFVSRIRDRVETRSLET
- the infC gene encoding translation initiation factor IF-3 produces the protein MNGDPRVNDKIRISPIRLIDEEGNQLGIVATDEARGLAAERGLDLVEVAPGARPPVCRLMDFGKYKYAQARKAREAKKKQHIIHVKEVKLRPKIEAHDIDFKMRHARRFISDGDKVKFTLMFRGREVTHPERGRRILEMVKEELEDIAVVESDISHEGRTMTMLMGPHRT
- the rpmI gene encoding 50S ribosomal protein L35, encoding MPKMKTNRSAAKRFRKTGSGKFRRRRAYHSHILTKKSPKRKRRLRQGTLVAKADEKRVKRLLGT
- the rplT gene encoding 50S ribosomal protein L20 — encoded protein: MPRATSSVARNRRKKKILKEARGQFGARSKLYRTAKNSVERGWAYAYVDRRRKKRDFRRLWIARINAAARQNGISYSRFVSGLKSAGVDLNRKVLADLAIRDPAAFTKLVEVAKAHGP
- the pheS gene encoding phenylalanine--tRNA ligase subunit alpha, which translates into the protein MTPAGASLLDRLAAIEGKGLAAIGEAADSATLEAARVEYLGRNGRLADVMSLIGTVEAGARRDVGQRANAVKTVLRGALEARAKALESATAGPSARIDLTLPPRERWVGGVHPVTRVIDEICEIFAELGFTSVLGPEIESTWYNFTALNIPLDHPAADMMDTFYLEKDVVLRTHTSPVQARVMEAFKPPVRVVVPGLAYRRDSFDPSHAPAFEQIEGLAVDEGVDFVEFRAAIEHFVHHFFGPGTKSRFRPSFYPFTEPSAEVDVSCTVCAGGSCSTCKRTGWITIMGSGMVDPAVFEAVGYDPERYTGYAFGMGPARIAMVRHGIPDMRLLYEGEMSFLQQFA
- the pheT gene encoding phenylalanine--tRNA ligase subunit beta → MKISFNWIDELAGLRGELRDPRVLAERLTMTAAAVEKLETVGAELDGIVVSRVLETRPHPNADRLTLCKVDRGAGAVLDVVCGAPVIATGGFYPHVAPGVELPGGFRIESRKIRGELSHGMLCSEAELELGRDKGGIMRLADGLEPGTPLAAALGLPDTRLTLDLNPNRVDLACHVGVAREVGGPPALRGFGGPAWSPEWRDGESEASGAGVTVRIEDLDRCPRYMAAVIRGVSIGPSPTWLAGRLLAVGARPISNVVDATNYVLHELNQPLHAFDLAQLAGAEIRVRAAVAGEPLTTLDGQEHKLTADQTVIADRDRAIAFAGVMGGLDTEVTGDTVDLLIECASFDPAGVRRTRTGAGLSTDASYRFERGIDVHAQERALARCVELIVATAGGEAELVGLRAGPAPPPAPPIDVRVSRVNQVLGFGLEGVDVLAALEPIGFEALPGVEGGDGASGAADVLRVSVPGWRTDVAREIDLVEEVARRVGYDAAAGQDRRFRPSAVPADPRVEKAARVRKLLTGRGLLEARSLSFMPEDFRGNRAAVSVPNPLSAEESCLRSAMVPVLLRRLEHNYARGNRNVRLFELGTVFGYASGPDRERDVDGTGRFEESGRVGAVVAGARRPDHWSGPGLDFDLWDLKEIAGSFADRLCGATLEPREDASTAGAPESGASLAGPWLSRGGFRAVKDGRVVGVAGAVDGVSLDAPPWAAPAFALEFDLAAVEGRTVPAYRKTSPFPAVRRDLSMTVPRGIPAAEIEQAAREATSDLLRDVRLFDVYSGEEIEGGRLGLAWTFRFRAPDRTLTDRDVESEMSALSNALEKRFGARIRKS